The following proteins are encoded in a genomic region of Streptococcus equi subsp. equi:
- a CDS encoding collagen-like surface-anchored protein SclI, which produces MINKRKKKLIYRYGVCSAAVILAALASLGTCKEAKALSGPPGYPLTRDFSRNFLEENTAKYLDQLREHLQHRFSELESLTRKLEKEGGTRGPAGPPGPAGPKGERGEPGPVGPMGPRGEQGPKGLDGARGPEGQQGKPGPVGPQGPAGPAGQKGETGPQGPRGDKGDTGETGKQGPAGERGPAGPQGPRGDKGENGAPGEQGPIGPKGETGPKGDKGERGEKGDQGQRGEKGDQGQRGEKGDQGQRGEKGEQGQRGEKGEQGQRGEKGEQGPRGEKGEQGPRGEKGDQGQRGEKGDQGQRGEKGDQGQRGEKGEQGQRGEKGEQGPRGEKGEQGPRGEKGEQGQRGEKGDQGQRGEKGDQGQRGEKGDQGQRGEKGEQGQRGENGEQQPKGDQGKDTKPSVPKAPESPKMPEKPQAPEKAPAPKAPKASEQSASPKAPAPQSTPSKKAVLPATGEASHPFFSLAALSVIASAGLLTLKRKKS; this is translated from the coding sequence ATGATAAATAAAAGAAAGAAAAAACTTATCTACAGGTATGGTGTCTGCTCGGCAGCAGTTATCCTAGCAGCGCTTGCTAGCCTAGGAACATGTAAAGAAGCAAAAGCATTATCTGGTCCGCCAGGATACCCACTTACTCGTGATTTCTCCCGTAACTTCCTAGAAGAAAATACTGCAAAATATTTAGATCAATTAAGAGAACATCTACAGCACAGATTTAGTGAACTTGAGAGCTTAACAAGAAAATTAGAGAAAGAAGGCGGTACCCGAGGTCCAGCAGGGCCTCCGGGGCCAGCCGGACCTAAAGGGGAACGTGGCGAACCAGGGCCTGTTGGACCTATGGGACCTAGAGGTGAACAAGGTCCTAAAGGCTTAGACGGAGCACGTGGGCCCGAGGGACAGCAAGGAAAACCTGGACCTGTCGGACCTCAAGGGCCGGCAGGTCCAGCGGGGCAAAAAGGGGAAACCGGACCTCAGGGACCTCGTGGAGATAAGGGCGATACTGGAGAAACTGGAAAGCAAGGACCAGCAGGAGAACGTGGGCCAGCTGGACCTCAGGGACCGCGCGGAGACAAGGGTGAAAACGGTGCACCCGGTGAGCAAGGCCCTATTGGTCCAAAAGGTGAGACTGGACCTAAAGGTGACAAGGGAGAACGCGGCGAAAAGGGCGACCAAGGTCAACGTGGTGAAAAGGGCGACCAAGGTCAACGTGGTGAAAAGGGCGACCAAGGTCAACGCGGTGAAAAAGGCGAGCAAGGCCAACGTGGTGAAAAGGGCGAGCAAGGCCAACGTGGTGAAAAGGGCGAGCAAGGGCCACGCGGTGAAAAAGGCGAGCAAGGGCCACGCGGTGAAAAAGGCGACCAAGGTCAACGCGGCGAAAAAGGCGACCAAGGTCAACGTGGTGAAAAGGGCGACCAAGGTCAACGCGGTGAAAAAGGCGAGCAAGGCCAACGTGGTGAAAAGGGCGAGCAAGGGCCACGCGGTGAAAAAGGCGAGCAAGGGCCACGCGGTGAAAAAGGCGAGCAAGGTCAACGCGGCGAAAAAGGCGACCAAGGTCAGCGCGGTGAAAAAGGCGACCAAGGTCAACGCGGTGAAAAAGGCGACCAAGGTCAACGTGGCGAAAAAGGCGAGCAAGGTCAACGCGGTGAAAATGGTGAGCAACAGCCAAAGGGTGACCAAGGAAAGGATACCAAGCCATCAGTTCCAAAGGCACCAGAATCACCAAAAATGCCAGAGAAGCCACAGGCTCCTGAAAAGGCTCCTGCACCGAAAGCTCCAAAGGCTTCAGAGCAGTCAGCTAGCCCTAAGGCACCAGCACCTCAGTCAACACCAAGCAAAAAAGCAGTCCTACCAGCTACAGGAGAGGCAAGCCATCCATTCTTTAGTCTGGCAGCTCTTAGCGTCATCGCTAGCGCAGGTCTGCTAACCCTAAAAAGAAAGAAAAGCTAA